A genomic region of Psychrobacter sp. M13 contains the following coding sequences:
- a CDS encoding ribonuclease Z produces the protein MLQLTFLGTSAGVPTKQRNVTALAIECLNLYLASAKQHNNKSRPWLLIDCGEGTQQQLLHTKLSLHQLVAICITHVHGDHCYGLPGLLASAAMSGRTESLTIIAPKAIATLLDAIMLTTELHFSYTINFIAVEDVLSEQEKAKTDITLELDKQQQLTIDVTKLSHRVPSHAFGITQTISHRRLDTAKLKAENIAPSQLWGKLQQGEDVTTQEGKHLLSADYVHNEQLRARVVVAGDNDTPTCLVGALQDTDLLVHEATYTAEVLAKIQSRIQTQNSDFDADSDPDTEAGFDPMHSSAQLVGQFAQDIGLNNLILTHFSARYQSYDDPDSSTANMSDIRIDAQSAYQGNLWLAEDFAQYLVKGKSSTSESKVDNEVEFLGSARES, from the coding sequence ATGTTACAACTGACCTTTTTGGGCACATCAGCTGGTGTGCCGACCAAACAGCGCAATGTCACAGCATTGGCTATTGAATGTCTAAATCTCTATCTAGCAAGTGCTAAACAACATAACAACAAGTCGCGTCCTTGGCTGCTAATAGATTGTGGAGAGGGCACGCAGCAGCAATTGTTACATACTAAGCTATCATTACATCAGCTGGTTGCGATCTGTATCACTCATGTGCATGGCGATCACTGCTATGGTCTGCCAGGACTGCTGGCTAGCGCGGCTATGTCTGGACGTACTGAGTCACTGACTATTATCGCACCAAAAGCTATTGCTACCTTGCTTGATGCGATAATGCTCACAACTGAATTACACTTTTCTTACACTATTAACTTTATAGCGGTAGAGGATGTATTATCTGAGCAAGAAAAAGCAAAAACAGATATAACCCTTGAACTGGATAAGCAGCAACAGCTCACTATTGATGTGACTAAGCTGTCGCACAGAGTGCCCTCCCATGCTTTTGGTATCACCCAGACCATCAGCCATCGACGTCTAGATACCGCCAAGTTAAAAGCCGAAAATATTGCGCCAAGCCAGTTATGGGGCAAGCTACAGCAGGGTGAGGATGTCACTACTCAAGAAGGTAAACACCTACTATCAGCGGATTATGTACATAATGAGCAGCTGCGGGCGCGTGTCGTAGTGGCAGGTGATAATGACACGCCTACGTGTCTAGTAGGTGCTTTGCAAGATACGGATCTATTAGTACATGAAGCGACTTATACCGCTGAGGTATTGGCTAAAATTCAAAGCCGCATCCAGACCCAAAATTCTGACTTTGACGCTGATAGTGATCCTGATACTGAAGCTGGTTTTGACCCGATGCATAGCAGCGCTCAGTTAGTTGGTCAGTTTGCGCAAGATATTGGGCTTAATAATTTGATCTTGACGCATTTTAGCGCGCGTTACCAGAGCTATGATGACCCTGATAGCAGCACAGCAAATATGAGCGATATCCGTATTGATGCTCAAAGTGCTTATCAAGGTAATCTTTGGCTAGCAGAAGACTTTGCGCAGTATTTAGTTAAGGGTAAGTCATCAACATCAGAAAGTAAGGTTGATAACGAAGTAGAGTTTTTGGGATCTGCTCGTGAGAGTTAA
- the rarD gene encoding EamA family transporter RarD — MLTSNQTMQGTVASVASSFLFALMFLFGLFMQPLSGTQVASWRVLIMLISIMLLVSVTKQWQHVFSYLKTLKTPKEWLWFILPTPILGGQIWLFMWGPVNDFALDVTLGYFLLPLVMIIVGRFFYKEPVSVFQWIAVFFAALGIGYDIFQYGHISWVTLFVCLGYPPYYLMRRKLAVPPITGLLSDLILLTPIVIIVLFVSGGISLAVQNAKLWYLLPLLGAFSAIAMSLTMVASRKLPVSLFGALSYVEPMLLFVFSITILSQNLDEGGSLFMYAMIMLALFIMVADSALGYVNNKRENRLQGYHEPQINSFPLHRRLKNHRIEGILVARRFRKIRRYQSKINKMNRKIDQLHSK; from the coding sequence ATGCTCACTTCTAACCAAACTATGCAGGGCACTGTCGCATCAGTAGCATCGAGTTTTTTATTCGCGCTGATGTTTTTATTCGGCCTATTTATGCAGCCATTATCTGGTACACAAGTTGCCTCATGGCGCGTACTGATTATGCTGATCAGTATTATGCTGTTAGTCAGTGTCACTAAGCAGTGGCAACATGTTTTTAGTTATCTAAAGACCCTAAAAACACCAAAAGAATGGTTATGGTTTATTTTGCCGACACCGATTTTGGGTGGACAGATTTGGTTATTTATGTGGGGGCCAGTCAATGATTTTGCTCTAGATGTGACTTTGGGCTATTTTTTATTGCCGCTGGTGATGATTATAGTGGGACGATTTTTTTATAAAGAGCCGGTTAGCGTGTTTCAGTGGATCGCTGTATTTTTTGCCGCGCTAGGGATAGGCTATGACATCTTTCAATATGGGCACATCTCCTGGGTGACGTTATTTGTTTGCTTGGGCTATCCGCCTTATTATTTGATGCGTCGAAAGCTTGCTGTGCCGCCTATCACAGGCTTGCTATCAGATTTGATATTGCTAACACCGATAGTTATTATCGTACTTTTTGTAAGTGGCGGTATCAGTTTGGCCGTGCAAAATGCCAAATTGTGGTATCTGCTGCCGCTGCTTGGTGCTTTTAGTGCCATTGCTATGTCGCTGACGATGGTTGCCAGTCGTAAGCTGCCCGTGTCTTTATTTGGCGCGCTAAGCTATGTCGAGCCTATGCTGCTCTTTGTATTCTCGATCACTATTTTGAGTCAGAACCTCGATGAGGGTGGCTCTTTATTTATGTATGCCATGATTATGCTAGCGCTGTTTATTATGGTTGCTGATAGTGCATTAGGCTATGTTAATAACAAGCGTGAGAATCGTCTGCAAGGTTACCATGAGCCACAGATTAACAGCTTCCCGCTACATCGTCGTCTCAAAAATCACCGTATCGAGGGCATATTAGTTGCGCGACGCTTTCGTAAAATTAGACGCTATCAATCTAAGATTAATAAAATGAATCGCAAAATTGACCAGTTGCATTCCAAGTAA
- a CDS encoding glutathione S-transferase: MLHLHHLENSRSFRILWLLEELKIDYELTRYKRTKAYLAPDSLKKVHPLGHAPILEVDGRCLLESGFIIEYLLKHYDEQQRFKPADNDELAWEYYTFWLHYSEAKAMPPLVVRLVFNKIVDRTPFLIKPAVKFMRRRVEKSYIADNILAMLALMEQHLADNLWFAGESFSAADIQMYFVAVAAKSRTPLGSGDYINVMNWLKRCQQRTAFKRAEKKGGHITL, translated from the coding sequence ATGTTACATTTGCATCATTTAGAAAACTCACGCTCATTTCGTATTTTATGGCTATTAGAAGAGCTGAAAATAGATTATGAGCTGACTCGTTATAAACGTACTAAAGCCTATTTGGCACCTGATAGCCTAAAGAAGGTTCATCCGCTAGGGCATGCACCGATATTAGAGGTTGACGGTCGCTGTTTGCTTGAGTCTGGTTTTATTATTGAATACCTGCTCAAGCATTATGACGAACAGCAACGGTTTAAGCCTGCTGATAACGATGAGCTTGCTTGGGAGTATTATACTTTTTGGCTGCATTATTCAGAGGCTAAAGCGATGCCGCCTTTGGTCGTGCGCTTAGTCTTTAATAAGATTGTGGACAGAACGCCTTTTCTTATTAAGCCTGCCGTCAAATTTATGCGCAGAAGAGTCGAAAAAAGTTATATTGCTGACAATATCTTAGCTATGTTGGCACTCATGGAGCAGCATCTAGCAGATAATCTATGGTTTGCAGGAGAGAGCTTTAGCGCTGCTGACATTCAGATGTATTTTGTGGCTGTTGCTGCCAAGTCTCGTACACCGCTAGGTAGTGGCGATTATATTAATGTCATGAATTGGCTCAAACGTTGTCAGCAGCGCACAGCCTTTAAGCGCGCTGAAAAAAAGGGTGGTCACATAACTCTTTAA
- a CDS encoding glutathione S-transferase, translating to MLHLHHLENSRSFRILWLLEELNADYKLTAYNRTKAHLAPKSLKQIHPLGHAPILEADGRPLVESGFIIEYLLKHYDQAHEFKPADSDESAWENYTFWMHFSEASVMPLLVMRLVFTKVVERSPMLIKPISKGIRKQVENSMISSSLTTMLNMMEEQLQDDHWFAGSEFSAADIQMHIAVVGANAGKGLDKVKYVNVLNWLKRCEEREAFKRAVEKGGRVKF from the coding sequence ATGTTACATTTGCATCATTTAGAAAACTCACGCTCATTTCGTATTCTTTGGTTATTAGAGGAGCTAAACGCTGATTATAAACTGACCGCTTATAATCGTACCAAAGCCCATCTTGCGCCTAAAAGTCTAAAACAAATTCATCCACTCGGTCATGCTCCGATACTAGAAGCAGACGGACGCCCATTAGTAGAATCTGGTTTTATCATTGAGTATTTGCTTAAGCATTATGATCAAGCGCATGAGTTTAAGCCTGCTGATAGTGATGAATCAGCTTGGGAGAATTATACTTTTTGGATGCATTTCTCTGAAGCGTCAGTCATGCCGCTGTTGGTGATGCGTTTAGTATTTACTAAAGTCGTTGAGCGCTCACCGATGTTGATCAAGCCAATCAGCAAGGGTATTCGCAAGCAAGTTGAAAACAGCATGATCAGTAGCAGCTTGACCACGATGCTCAATATGATGGAGGAGCAATTGCAAGACGATCATTGGTTTGCAGGTAGTGAGTTTAGCGCTGCTGATATTCAAATGCACATCGCTGTCGTCGGTGCAAATGCTGGCAAGGGCTTAGATAAAGTAAAATATGTTAATGTGTTGAACTGGCTTAAACGCTGTGAGGAAAGAGAAGCTTTTAAGCGAGCAGTAGAAAAGGGTGGACGAGTGAAGTTTTAG